The genomic stretch GCGCGCGGCGTCCCGAGCGCGGTGATCGAGGAGCCGAGGGAGACGGTTCTAGGGCCGAGCGGGCTTCGTTTCGCCGGAACCGTCGTGGACGATGAGGGCGGAAGCGGGATCGATCCGACGACGGTGCGCGTCTCGCTCGACGGCAAGCCCCTCCGCGCGCGTTTCGACCCCTCGACCGGACGCGTGCTCGCGGCGCTCCCGCCGCTCCTTCCGCCCGGAGAACATCGAGCGGGGCTCCGGGCGCGGAACCTCGGCGGAAACGAGAGCCTTGAAGCAGAAAGGATTTTCCACGTGCGGTTTCCGCCCGCGCGCCTCTTGGCCGAGGGGCTCGCCCTTCCTGGAAACGGAGGGCTCGTTATCGAGCTCCGCGTGGAGGACGAACGGGGGCTCGCGGTCGCCGACGGGACCGACCTCGAGGCGACGATCGGCCCCTCAGGCAACGATTCCTTTCGAGTAGAAACGTTGAACGGCCGGGTTCTTCTCGCGACCCGCGCGGGCTCTCCGCCCGGGAGAATCCAAGCGCGAGGCGAGGACTTCCGGATCGAGACGTTCGTCGACCCCGCCCGTTTCGAGAGACCCGAGGCCGCGATTCTCCTCACCGACGAGAACGGCCGCCCGCTCGAGGACGCCGAGCTTCGCGTGAACGGAGAGTGGATCGGGCGCGCGCGATTCGGCGGATGGATGCCGCTCCCCTCGCCTCTCGCGGCCGGGGATCGGATCTTCGTCGAGACGGCCGGATCCGCGGCCGCCGCGGACGGCGCGTCCCTCGCGATGCCGATCGACACCCTCCGCGTGCCGGCGTTCCCGCCGCCGCCGCTTCGCGGAAAGCGCGTGCTCCTCGATCCGGACGGCGGGCGCGCGGACGATCCCTTCCCTTCGGCGGCGAGAAGCCTCCTTCTCGCGATCTACCTCGAGGAGATGCTCCGCGACGCGGGAGCCGAGGCGTTCCTCACCCGGGCCGGCGATGCGGTCCCCTCGCTCGACCGGCGGCTCGGGGCGGCGCGGGAAGTTCGACCCGACTTCTGGATCACCCTCTCGTTCGGGGACTCGATCGGCGTTCGGCACTTTCCAGGAAGCCGCGAGGGGACGCCGGCGGCGTCGGCGATCGCGCGCGCGCTCGAGGAGAGGCTTGGCGCCGACCTTCCGGTCTCCGCGGGGACCGACCGAGTCCTTCGCGAGACCCCTTGCCCCGCTCTCCGCCTCCGGCTTCCGATGGAGAAGGACGAAGGGCGGAGAACGCGGGGGCGCATCCGCGGCGCGGCGCACGCGGTTCTCGATGCCCTCGCCGAGCGCTTCGACGAGACCCCGGCGGATCGCGCCGCGCTCGTCCTCCGGATCTCCCTCCCCGGAGCGCTCGTCCGCATCGACGATTCCTGCACGTATCAAGCGATCGGCGGGGATTCGCTCGTCATCCGCGGCCTCTCCCCCGGACCGCGCCGGGTCCGGGTCGAGACGCCCGAAGGGTTCGAGGAGTTCATCGTCGAGCTCGCCCCCGGCGAGCGGCGAGTGCTCCCGTAGTGCCGCTCCAACGCTCTTTGGCGAACGGTTCGGGAGAGGCGCTTCGCCGAACGACCAAGCGGCCTACATTCCGACTTTTCCGAAATCCTCAGGCGGAAGGTTCCGAAGGAACTTGCGGAGCGCGTCGGCCCTCTCCTCCTCGCTCATCTCCTTCTCCTCCCTTCCAAGCTGGAAGAGTTTTTCGGAGACGTAGATCGGCGACCCGGCCCGAAGCGCGAGAGCGATCGAATCGGACGGCCGCGCGTCGATCCCGAGGAGATCCTTGTCCTGGTGGATGAGAACCTTGGCGTAGAACGTGCTCTCCTTCAGCTCGGTGATGAGGACCTTCGCCACCTTGCCGTGGAGTCCTTCGATGACGGTCTTGAGGAGATCGTGCGTGAGAGGGCGCTGAAACTTCTTCCCCGCGAGCTCCATCGCGATCGAGCTCGCCTCGGAGGGTCCGATCCAGATCGGGAGAACGCGCGTTCCGTCGAGCTCCTGAAGGATGACGACCGGCGTCTTGTTCCGCTCGTCGAGAGCGAGCCCGCTCACCCGTACCTCGATCATGTCGACCACGCGCATCGCCTCCCGAACGGCCGCGCGCCCCGCGCGGCTCATGGAGAAGGTAGTGGAGGAGCCGCTCCAAGTCAAGGCGGGGGGGCCGCGGTTGTCGTCGTTCCCGCGAGGCATCCGGGGCGCGTGAATCTCTACGACGAGCCGAGGAAGCGAGCCGGCCGGTGGCCGGACGCCCCGACCGGTCGAGCCCAGTCTAGTCCTGAAACTCCGGCGGTTCGGTCCCCATGTGCTCGAGCATCCACTCCGCGTTCTTGTGAAGGTCCTCGCCGCAACGGTTGTCGTCCCGCACTTTCGCGAAGGCTGCGCGCGCCTGGTCGTAGTCGTGGAGCTCCTCCGAGTAGACGAAGCCGATCATGAACTGCGCCTCGCACGCGTGCGGGTCGTCCGGGTAGTTCCTCACGATCTCGTTGTAGTACTTGATCCGATCCTTCGGATCGGTCGTCGCCTGGGCCAGATCGAAGAGCTTGGCGGCCGGACGCTCGGCGTCCTCTTCCGCACCGCCCGCGGCGGCGACTCCCGGCTCCCGAACGATCCTCGTCTTGTACTTCTCGCGAAGAGCCGACACTCTCTCCTTGCGGACCTTCTCGGCGAACACGGGGGAGTAGTTCCTGCGAATCGTGTCGCGGATCTTCTCGAAGGCCATCAGCGTCTCCGGGGTCCGCCTTTCGACCGTGATCACGTGATAGCCCTTCGCGGTCTTCACCGGAGGCGAGATCGTTCCGACCGTCAAGGTGTCGATCATCCCGGCGAGCTCGGGCGAGGTTCCCACGAGAGGAATGATCGAGGCGTTCTTCCCAACCGGCCCGATGACCCCTCTCCGGTTCTTGGTGGGAAGGTCGACGCAGTACTTCTCCACGATAGGCTCCCAGGGTTCCCCCGCGAGAAGCTTGCGGCGCACCATCTCCGCGTCCGCCTCGTTCGAGAGAACGACCTGTCGGACTTCCGCCTCCTCCGGACGCGTGAACTCGTCCGGGTTCTCCTCGTAGAAGCGGAGCATGTCCTCTTCCGTCATCTGGGTGTAGGGCGCCACCTCTCTCTGGTAGTACGCTTGGATGAGAACTCTTCGCTTCGCCGATTCGATCTGCCCCTTCACCTCGAGGTTCTCGTCGAGGTCCATCCCCAGCGCGGCCAGAAGGAACGCCTCCTCGTCGAGCATCCCCTCGAGAAGGCGCTTTCTCCCCTCCTCGCCTTCGAACTGCGTCTGCACGTTCGGCGGCATCTCGGCGAGGCGGCGGTCGAGATCCGCGGTCGTGATCGTGCGGTTGCCGATCGTCGCCAGCACCTCGCCCTTCCCTCCCGGTTTCCCGCAACCGGCGAGGAGAACCAGAACGAAGAGGCTCAACATGCCCAGACGTTTCATGATCGCCTTGCTCCTTGCTCCGGGTCGCCGCGTCATTTCTTCACGACCCAAACTTTGATCGCGCACTCGACTTCTCGGTGAAGCTTGATCGGCACCGTGTAGACGCCGAGCGCCTTGAGCGGTTCGTCCAGGAGGATCTTCCTCCGATCGACCTCGAACCCCTGCGCGCGGAGAAGCTCCTCGATGTGGTGGGAGGTGACCGATCCGAACAAGCGGTCCTCCTCGCCGACCTCCACGGCGGCGGTCACCGACACCTTTCGCATCTTCTCGGCGAGGCGTTCCGCCTGCCTGCGCACCTTGTTCTCCCGGACATCGCGGAGCTTCTCCTCCTCCGAGTACATCCGCTGGTTCCCCGGGGTCGCCTCCACCGCGAGCCTCTTAGGAATCAGATAGTTCCGGGCGTAGCCCCTCGCGACGTCGACGGTCTCCCCCCGGTTTCCGAGGTTCTCCACCGACTCTCTCAGGATCACTTTCACGATTCGTCCCTCGCTTTCCTACGGCGCCTCCGCTTCGCTCGGCGGATGCTCCAGCTTCCGAAAATCGAACCAGGTATCGAATAATCCAACACAAACGGTCAATAGAAGAAAGATCGGAAGGACCAGGAAGACCGCCGCGGCCAGGAAGAGGACCCGAACGAGAACCGGGACGTTTCTCTTCCCGAACTGCCAGGCGAGCACCGCTCCTCCCTGCAAGAGATAGATCCACGATCCAAAGAGGAGGAGGTTCGCGCCGGCCTCCCGAAACGGGGTGCGCCCGGCGAGGAGGCCGGCCAGGCCTCCGGCGAACACCCAGACGATCGCGAACGGCGCGCGCCACTCCCGAAACCCGGGGATCGGCCGCGCCGGCGTTCCGGAGCGCCGAAGAGCCGCCGAGGCGATCGCGTAGGCCGCCGCGACGATCGCGAGGAGCACCAGGAACTCGGTCGCCGGAGCGAGGAGAACCGCGAGCTCGGCCACCTCCCGCACCGTCTCCTCCAGGAGCTCGCCCCCCGGCGCCTCCTTCTCGATCCCCCGATAGAGCGAAAGGGTCGCCGCGGCCGCCCGCTCCGCCTCTTCCATACGCGCCTCCCGCGCTCCCGGAAGGAAGTGGAACGCGAGAAGAGCGAGGAGAAACGGCGCGGCGGCGACCGGCACGAGCCTTCCGGGACGCTCCCCGCGCAGAAGACCGCGCGCGAGAAGGAGACCGGAGAGGCCGACCGGGAGCGCCGTTCGGCACGCGAGCAGGCCGTCCCTCGTCAAGAAGAAGAGAGCGGCCACACCGATCGAGGCCGCGATCACCGCCTTCAGCGGGTCCTCGCGGAAGAGAAACACGAGAACAAGGGGGACGAGAAGCCGGCCGATCATCTCCGGGAACGCGCCGGCGCCGGCGCCGGCGACCAAAGCCGAGCCGGCGCCGAAAAGCGCCCACGTCTTCGGGAGAGCCAGGGGCCCGCGGCCTTCCTGCATCGCAACGCCCTCGCGCTCACTCCCCGATGTACGGGATCAACGCCAGCTGTCGGGCTCTCTTGATCGCTGTGGTGAGCAGCCGCTGGTGCTTGGCGCAGGTTCCGGAAATCCGCCGAGGAACGATCTTCCCCCGGTCGGTGATGAAACGACGGAGCCTCTTCTCGTCCTTGTAGTCGATTTCGGCGATCTTGTCCGCGCAGAACTTGCAGATCTTGCGCCGGCCCCGTCGGTCGTCGTCTCGAGATCTCGGCATCTGTCGCAACCTCCTTTCGAGATCTTCTCGTCGACGGGCGCCTCGCGGCGCCCGCGGCCGTTTCGATTTCTCTCGTTAGAACGGGATCTCGTCATCCTCGGGCGCCGGGGGCTCCGGCCCCGCGTCCGCGGACGGTTCCTCGGCCGAGGAGGGCGCCCCCTCTCTCCGGTCGAGAACCTGAACGCTCATCGCGTTCACCTCGATCGCGTTCCGCCTCTGGCCGTCCTGTCCTTCCCAGGTGCGGCTTTGCAGCCTCCCCTCGACAAGAACGGCGCTCCCCTTCTTGAGCACGCTCGAGAGGCGCTCCGCCAGCTTCCGCCAGGCCACGACGTTGATGAAGCACGTCTCGTCGCGCCACTCTCCGCTCTGATCCTGAAAACGCCGGTTCACCGCGATGCCGAAGTTGAGCACCGCCGCCCCACCGGTTGTGTACCGGGTCTCAGGATCCCGGGTCAGCCTGCCGATCAGGAGGACCTTGTTCAGAGACCCCAACCTCACTTCCGCCATCCCTTCCTCTCCTTTCCCCCGACCTTGGGGCCGGTCGCCCCGGCTTTCGACCTCGCGCCGCCCGTCCGCGAGCGCGGCCCCCCGCGCGGGGGACGCATCGCCCGCCCGATCCGCGGCGCACGCCTGCCGCTCAGTTCTCTCGTTCCGCGGACTCCCCTCGCGGCTCGTCCACCTCGCTCTTCGCCCGCTCCGCGCGTTCCGATTCCATCTCCTCGCCGCGCGCCCGGCGGGGCGGCCGATCCTCGTCGCCGCGAGCGTGAGGTTCCTCCTCCATCAGGGCGACGGTCGGGCCGTCGGGTAGCCTCTCTTTCCGAAACACCGTGAAGCGCAGGATCGCTTCGTTCAGACGAAAGGCCCTGTGCAGCGCCGGAATTCGGGCCGGATCGTCCTCGAAGTGAAAGACCGCGTAGTGCCCGTCCGACTCCTTGCGGATGTCGTAGGCGAGCCTGCGCCTCCCCATCCGCTCGACCGCGTGGATCGAGCCGTTCCCCGACTCGACCAGGTTCCGCACCTTCTCGATCTCCTGCTCGACCTCTTGTGTTTCCAAGCGGCCGCTGAAGATCAGCATCGACTCGTAGATCGCCAACCGACCGATCCTCCTTTCCCCGAAGCTAACGAAGGAACAAGGGCGCCAGCACGAGGGAGACCACCGACATCAGCTTGATCAGGATGTTCAACGACGGTCCCGCGGTGTCCTTGAAAGGATCCCCGACCGTGTCCCCGACCACCGCCGCCCGGTGGGCCTCCGAGCCCTTTCCGCCCAAAGCTCCGGATTCGATGTGCTTCTTCGCATTGTCCCACGCGCCCCCCGCGTTCGCCATGAAGATGGCGAGGAGAACGCCCGACGCCGTCACGCCCGCGAGAAGCCCGCCGAGCGCGCGCACGTCCAAGAACCCGAAAACGATCGGCGTCGCCACCGCGAGGATGCCGGGCGCGAGCATCTCGCGGAGCGCCCCGGTCGTCGCGATGTCCACGCACTTTGCGTAGTCCGCCTCTGCGGTCCCCTCCATCAAGCCCGGGATCTCTCGGAACTGGCGGCGGACCTCCTCGATCATTCGAAACGCCGCCTTCCCCACCGCGCGGATCGCGAACGAGCTGAAGAGGTAGGGCATCGCCGCGCCGACGAGGAGCCCGGCCATCACCTTCGGTTCTAAAATATTCAAGCCCTCTTCGCGAAGACCGACCCGAGCGGTGAACGCACTGAAAAGAGCGAGGGCGGTGAGCGCCGCCGATCCGATCGCGAAACCCTTCCCGATCGCCGCGGTCGTGTTCCCGACCGCGTCCAGCTTGTCGGTCCGACCCCTCACCTCGGGCCCGAGCTTCGCCATCTCCGCCACGCCCCCGGCGTTGTCCGCGATCGGTCCGTACGCATCCACGGCAAGCTGGATGCCGATCGTCGAGAGCATGCCGAAAGCGGCGATCGCGATCCCATAGAGCCCGGCGCGGTCGTGCGCGACCACGATCGCCGCCGCAAGGACGACGACCGGGAGAGCGGTCGATCGCAGACCGACGGCGATCCCGCCGAGGATGTTCGTCGCTGTTCCGGTCTTCGAATCCTCCGCGATGGAGCGCGCGGGGCGCCTCGCTTCGGATGTGAAGTATTCGGTGATCAGGCCGACGAGAATCCCCGCGACGAGCCCGACCGCCATCGCCCAGAAGACGCCCATCGCCCCGTACGCTCTCCCTCCGCTCTCCCACGACTCCGGAAGAAACGCGCGGATGAGAAAGAACGAGGCGATCATCATCACGATCCCCGCGCCGAACGTTCCGACGTTGAGGGCGGTCTGCGGATTGCCCCCTTCGCGCGTCCGAACGAAGAACGTTCCGGCGATCGAGGAGAGGATCCCGACGGCGGCGAGGAAGAGCGGAAGGAGCACCGGCGCCGGGCTCTCGCCGATGAGGCCGACGCCGAGGATCATCCCGCCGACGATCGCCCCGACGTACGACTCGAAAAGATCCGCTCCCATTCCGGCCACGTCCCCGACGTTGTCCCCCACGTTGTCGGCGATGACCGCGGGGTTGCGCGGGTCGTCTTCCGGAATCCCTGCCTCTACCTTCCCCACGAGATCGGCGCCGACATCGGCCGCCTTCGTGTAGATCCCGCCCCCGACGCGCGCGAAGAGCGCGATCGAGCTCGCCCCGAGGCTGAAGCCGGAAAGAACGGAGAGGATGCGGGACGCGTTCCACCCGAACCCGGCTCCGGAGTAGAGGAGGAGGAGGAGGCTGAGACCCAGGATTCCGAGCCCGACGACCGAGAGCCCCATCACGCTTCCGCCGGAGAAGGCGACGATGAGCGCTTCCGGCAAGCTCTTCCGCGCGGCCGCGGCGGTGCGGACGTTCGCTTCGGTTGCAACACGCATGCCGAAGTAGCCGGCGAGGCCGGAGGAGAGCGCCCCGCACACGAAGGAGAACGCGGTGAGGGGATGCGTGTCCGGCGTGCGCGAGGCGAGGGCGAGAAGAACCGCCGCCACGATCACGAAGACGGCGAGGATCCGGTACTCGCGCCCGAGGAAAGCCATCGCGCCCGTCCGCGTGTGGCCGGCGATCTCGCGCATCTTCGGCGTGCCCGCGTCCTGCCGGCGAACCCACGCCGTCTTGTAGAGCGCGAACAGGAGGGCCAGGACTCCCGCCGCGGGAACCAGAAAGAACGATTGAGAGATCACCCGGTTGTCTCCTCCATTGTCTCCCCGTCCGGGAGGGGATCTTTACGGTTGAACTGTTCCATCGCCCGGACAACGCCGCCCGAGACCCAGGCCCTCGCGCAGAGAACCGCGCTTTCGATCATCGCCGCGACCGACCCCTTCTCTTCCTCGAGGAATGGCTCCAGAACGTAGTCGGCGAGGTCCTTCCCCTCGGGCGGCGGCCCGATCCCGAGCCGGAGCCGAGAAAACTCCTCGCTCCCGATCGCCCGGATGATCGAGGCGAGCCCCTTCTGCCCGCCGTCGCTCCCCCTCGGCCGCACCCGGAGCCTTCCGAGCGGCAGGTTCGCGTCGTCCGAGACGACGAGAACGTCCGCGGGCGCAAGGTTGAAGTCCCCGAGAAGCGCCGCGACCGCCGCGCCGCTCCGGTTCATGAAGATCGCCGGCTTCGCGAGGACGACCCTCCTTCCGGCGATCCTCGAGCCGTGAAAGAAGTACGGTCCACGCCTCTCGAACGAACGACCCTCCCCGGCGAGCGCGTCCACCACGCGAAAGCCGACGTTGTGTCGAGTCGGCGCGTATTCCCTTCCCGGGTTTCCGAGTCCGACGACGGCGAGCAACGGGACCTCCCGGTCCGGAGGACGCGCCGGCTTCCCGCGCCGCGCGCTCGGACCGCGCCCGGCCTCGCGCGAGAGAACGGAAGCGGAGGGAGGCGGAAGCGGGGGCGAATCGCTCGCGCGCCTCGCGAGGACGGGGGAAGCTCCCTCGCGATGAAACCGGGCGCGGCATCCGGGCTAGAACCGGTTTCACAGCCTCCTCCCGCTGCGATCGGCTGCGAAGCAGGTTATGAACCCGATTCTAGGACTCTTCCTTCTTCCCCTTCGACTCTTCCTTCTTCCCCTTCGGCTCCTCTTTCTTTCCCTTCCCTCCCTCGGCGGCTTCCTCTCCCTCGGCGGGCGCCTCGGCGGCTTCCTCTCCCTCCACGGCCGCGACGGGAGCCGCCTCGACGACCTTGCGCGGGGTCGCCACCGAAACCACAGTGACGTCCGCGTGCGTGAGGAACTCCTCTTTGCCGCGCGGGATGTCCGCCACGCGAATCGAGTCGCCGATCATGAGGCCGCTCACGTCGAGCGTGTAGGACTCGGGGATCTCGTCCGGCCGGCAGCGGACATCGATCTCGCGGATATGCACGTCCATCACGCCGCCGAAGTTCTTCACGCCGACCGACTCGCCCGCGAGGAAGATCGGTACGGTGACGCTGTACTTCCGGGTGAGATCGACCTTGAGAAGATCGCAATGAAGGATCTGCCGCGTGACCGGATGCCTCTGCACCTCCCGGATCACCGTGGTGATCGGAGCCGTTTCCTCCCCGATCCGAAGGTCGATGAGGAGCGTCGCCCCGTGGCTCCTTCGCAGGAGAGGCCGAAGTTCCGTCAGCTTGATCTGGATCGCCTGCGCCGTCTCTCCGAAACCGTAGAGAACCCCCGGGACGACCCCGTCGGCCCGGAGCTTGCGGAGATCTCCCCTCGTGTCCGTCGAACGGGTCTCCGCCTGCAATGTCGCTTTCATGTTCCCGAACTCCCGGGGGAGAACCGATCCCCCTCTTGCGGCCCGCCCGACAGGGGGCCGGCCGATCCTCTAGTCCATGAAAAGGGAGCTGACCGACTCCTCCCGGTGAATCCTCTGAATCGCCTCTCCGAGCAGTTCCGCGACGGAAAGAACGCGGATCCTTCGGCTCGCGACGCGGAGGGGGATGGTGTCGGTGACCACAAGTTCCTTGATGAGCGAATCATCGAGGCTCTTGTGGGCCGGTCCGGAAAGGACCGCGTGTGTGATCGCTCCGTGGATATCTTTCGCCCCTTCTTTCTTCAGCAAATCGACCGCCGCGACGACGGTCCCCGCCGTGTCGATCAGATCGTCCACGATCAGCACGTTCTTGTTCTCCACGTCGCCGATGACGTGGTACACCTCGACGGCGTTCGGAAGGGGGCGCCTCTTGTCGATGATGGCGAGCCCCGCGTTCAGCCTCTTCGCGTACGCCCGCGCCATCTTCACGCTTCCGATGTCCGGAGAGACCACCACGAGATCCTCGCCGCGCATCGGCTCGAAGTGCTTGATGAGCACGGGAGCGGCGTACAGGTGATCGACCGGGATGTCGAAGAACCCCTGGATCTGGCTCGAATGCAGGTCCATCGTGAGCACCCGGTCCACGCCCGAGACCGCGATCAGGTTCGCGACGACCTTGGCGGAGATCGCGACCCGCGGTTTGTCCTTCCGGTCCTGCCTCGCGTACCCGAAGTAGGGGATGACCGCCGTGACGCGCCGTGCGGACGCCCGGTTGAGCGCGTCGCAGATCAGAAGGAGCTCCATGATGTTGTCCGCGGGGGCGAAGGTCGACTGGATCACGAACGCATCCACCCCGCGGGCGTTTTCCCCGATCGCGACGGAGATCTCCCCGTCGGAGAAACGGCGGATCTCGATCGCGGAAAGCCGGGTCCCCGCCGCGGCCGCGATCCGCTCCGCAAGGGACGGGTTCGCGAGTCCCGAGAAGATCTTCAAGCCGCTGTTCATGATCCCTCCGAGCGCCCCCGGGCGCCTCCGGACACAGAATCGCTAGTATAGAGACGGAGACATCCGCGGTCAAGCGAAAGACCGGGTAGACCGGGGCTTCCGAACCCGTTCCCGGTCAAGGCGTTGGCTGGGGCGGGAGGATTCGAACCTCCGAACCAGGTTCCAAAGACCTGTGTCATACCACTTAACGACGCCCCATTGTGACGACGCGGACTCGGTGACGTTTCGGGGACGGGACGTTTCGGGGACGCTGCTTTGCGCGTTCCCCGTGGAACGAACGAAACAACGTCCCCGACAAGAATACCCGAACGCAAGCAACAACGTCCTCGAAAAGGATCTCAGCGGGAGCTTTCCACCGTGGAAGCGGGCACACCCCCGGCCTTCGCCAGCTCTTCCCGGTACAGACCGAGAACCTTCGTCTCGATCTTCGCCCGCATCTCGTTGTTGATCGGATGGGCGATGTCTTGGAAGGATCCGTCGGAGCGCCTTCGGGACGGCATGGCCACGAAGAGGCCGTTGTTCCCCTCGATCACCTTCAGCCCGTGCACGACGAAGCAGTTGTCGAAGGTCACGCTCGCGAAGGCCTTCAGCCTGTCGTCGGGCCGGATGGTGACGCGGACTTCGCTAATCTCCATTCTGCTCACCGCCTTCGTTCGAGAGGCCCATGCTCGAGGATGGGAGGAATCGATATCCGGAGAAAGTCGGGTGAGCGACGGCGGCGAAGCGGCAATCGCGGAATCGGGAGGCGAGACCTTCCTCGTCGACCTCCCCGGGTGCGAGTACCCCGAAGAGGCTCGGTCCGCTCCCACTCATCCGAACGCCGCCCGGGCAGAAAGGCTCCATCCGACCCAGAAGATCCCGAAGGACGGGGGAGGCCGGCACCACCGCTTCCTCCAACCGATTGAACAGACAGCGAAGCACGTTGCCCGGCTCAGGGTCCGGCGCCTTCTTCAGATTAGACGACCGTCCGGCTCCTGTCAACGCCAATGTGTCGAACTCTTTATATACGAACGAGGTAGAGAGCCTGAGATCCGGCGTCACGACAAGGAATCGAGTGGAGGATGGGATGGGCGGATAGGGGCGCACGATCTCTCCGCGCCCCTCGCAGAGCCTCGTCCCGCCATACAAAAAGAAGGGGACGTCCGATCCGATCTCGGCGCCGATTCGCGCGAGCCGTTCGAGCGGCGCGCCCATCCCCCAGAGACGGGCAAGCCCGGCGAGGACCGCCGCCGCGTTCCCGCTCCCCCCTCCGAGCCCCGCCTCCGCCGGGATCCGTTTTCGAATCTCGATTCGGCAGCCGCACCCCGCCCGCTCCCTCTCGCGGAGAAGCGCCGCGGCGCGGAACGCGATGTTCCTCTCGCCGCTCGGCACGGAGACGTCGTCGCAAACGACCTCGATCCGGTCGGCTTGTTCGATCCGGATCGTGTCGGCGATCGAGAGGCTCTGCATCACGGTCGTCAGCTCGTGGAAACCGGACGCGGTGCGATCTCCGACCTCGAGAAAGAGGTTCACTTTGGCGAACGATTCGAGAAGGAGCGCCATGCATCACCGGTAAAGGATCGCCAGAACCGCTCCCGCCCAGAGGACGAGGTCGACGAGAAGGGGGCGGTCCGAGAAGAGGATCTCCGCGGGATTCCCGCCGAGCCCCTTTTCATGGACGAGATACATGTAGCGAAAAAGCCCGTACACGACGAACGGCACGGTGTAGATGAGACTCGACGTCCCGAATTTCTCCACCGTGTCCGGCCAGATCGTGTAGAGCGAATAGGAGAGCACGGTGATCCCGGCCGTCACGGCGACGATATGGTCGATGAGGCCGACCGAGTAATGGTCGAGAGCCGCTCGATGGCTCGCCGCCCCTTCGTCGAGAAGAAGAAGCTCGCTTCGCCGCTTGCACGCCGCGAGGAAGAGGGCCGCAAAGAACGTGCAGACGAGGAGCCACGGGGAAATGAGAACCCCCTCGTCGAATCCCTTGAGAACCTCGACCCCCGCGATCGCGCGGATCACGAAGCCGACCGCGATCGAGAGGATGTCGAGGAGAACCGCCTTCTTGAGCCGAACCGAATACGCGAGGTTTAGCGCGAAGTAGATCGCGAGCGACGCTCCGAATCCCGGCGACAGAGCGAAGCCGGCCGCGAGCGAAGGCGCCGCGAGGAGCGCGCTTCCGGCGAGGGCCGCCCGCGGGGAGAGGCGGCCGGAAGGGATCGGGCGGAGGCGCTTCGTCGGATGGGCGAGATCCTTCTCCCGATCAAGGAGATCGTTGAAGAGATAGATGCTCGATGCGGCGAGCGAGAAGAGAACGAACCCCGCGGCCGCCCGAAGGAGATAGGGCCCCTCGAGGAAATGGTGGGAGAAGATCACGCCCGCGAAGACGAGGAGGTTCTTCGTCCACTCGCGGATCCGCATCGACTCGATGAAGGGGCTCATCAACGCCTCGCCCCCCGCGAGAGGATATCCCGAATCCTCGCGAGGATCATCTCGAGAGCGACTCGGTTGTGCCCGCCCCGCGGAACGATCAGGTCCGCGTAGCGCTTCGAGGGCTCCACGAACTGTTGATGCATCGGCTTCACGGTGCTCAAATACTGCTCGATCACCGCGGGGATCGAGCGCCCGCGCTCGCGGACGTCGCGCCGGAGGCGCCGGATCAGGCGTTCGTCCTCGTCGCAATCGACGAAGATCCGAATGTCCATCCGTCGGCGGAGCTCGCCGTTCTCGAGGACCAGGATCCCCTCGAGGAGGATGACGGGGCAAGGCTCCACGCGCACCGTCTCGGAAAGCCGCGCGTGCTCGACGAAGCTGTACACCGGCCGGTCGATCGGCTCGCCC from Candidatus Eisenbacteria bacterium encodes the following:
- a CDS encoding 50S ribosomal protein L9 → MKVILRESVENLGNRGETVDVARGYARNYLIPKRLAVEATPGNQRMYSEEEKLRDVRENKVRRQAERLAEKMRKVSVTAAVEVGEEDRLFGSVTSHHIEELLRAQGFEVDRRKILLDEPLKALGVYTVPIKLHREVECAIKVWVVKK
- a CDS encoding bifunctional nuclease family protein, with the protein product MIEVRVSGLALDERNKTPVVILQELDGTRVLPIWIGPSEASSIAMELAGKKFQRPLTHDLLKTVIEGLHGKVAKVLITELKESTFYAKVLIHQDKDLLGIDARPSDSIALALRAGSPIYVSEKLFQLGREEKEMSEEERADALRKFLRNLPPEDFGKVGM
- a CDS encoding DUF2232 domain-containing protein yields the protein MQEGRGPLALPKTWALFGAGSALVAGAGAGAFPEMIGRLLVPLVLVFLFREDPLKAVIAASIGVAALFFLTRDGLLACRTALPVGLSGLLLARGLLRGERPGRLVPVAAAPFLLALLAFHFLPGAREARMEEAERAAAATLSLYRGIEKEAPGGELLEETVREVAELAVLLAPATEFLVLLAIVAAAYAIASAALRRSGTPARPIPGFREWRAPFAIVWVFAGGLAGLLAGRTPFREAGANLLLFGSWIYLLQGGAVLAWQFGKRNVPVLVRVLFLAAAVFLVLPIFLLLTVCVGLFDTWFDFRKLEHPPSEAEAP
- the rpsF gene encoding 30S ribosomal protein S6, whose amino-acid sequence is MAIYESMLIFSGRLETQEVEQEIEKVRNLVESGNGSIHAVERMGRRRLAYDIRKESDGHYAVFHFEDDPARIPALHRAFRLNEAILRFTVFRKERLPDGPTVALMEEEPHARGDEDRPPRRARGEEMESERAERAKSEVDEPRGESAEREN
- a CDS encoding 30S ribosomal protein S18 — its product is MPRSRDDDRRGRRKICKFCADKIAEIDYKDEKRLRRFITDRGKIVPRRISGTCAKHQRLLTTAIKRARQLALIPYIGE
- a CDS encoding single-stranded DNA-binding protein, translated to MAEVRLGSLNKVLLIGRLTRDPETRYTTGGAAVLNFGIAVNRRFQDQSGEWRDETCFINVVAWRKLAERLSSVLKKGSAVLVEGRLQSRTWEGQDGQRRNAIEVNAMSVQVLDRREGAPSSAEEPSADAGPEPPAPEDDEIPF
- a CDS encoding peptidyl-prolyl cis-trans isomerase, with protein sequence MKRLGMLSLFVLVLLAGCGKPGGKGEVLATIGNRTITTADLDRRLAEMPPNVQTQFEGEEGRKRLLEGMLDEEAFLLAALGMDLDENLEVKGQIESAKRRVLIQAYYQREVAPYTQMTEEDMLRFYEENPDEFTRPEEAEVRQVVLSNEADAEMVRRKLLAGEPWEPIVEKYCVDLPTKNRRGVIGPVGKNASIIPLVGTSPELAGMIDTLTVGTISPPVKTAKGYHVITVERRTPETLMAFEKIRDTIRRNYSPVFAEKVRKERVSALREKYKTRIVREPGVAAAGGAEEDAERPAAKLFDLAQATTDPKDRIKYYNEIVRNYPDDPHACEAQFMIGFVYSEELHDYDQARAAFAKVRDDNRCGEDLHKNAEWMLEHMGTEPPEFQD